One window of the Corallococcus exiguus genome contains the following:
- a CDS encoding tetratricopeptide repeat protein, translating into MSRSLLLASFNEGVHRSMSGNHEAALQSFEQVLAVDPRHFPALTSKAFALKQLGRTDEALKGFQRAIELDPSAADPHREAALCQLELGEPEAASLLMHRAVQLNPTPGYREAAAIEVYHLGNALLTQGRRPDKARYRLARQVFELALELSPAYVEAAKALADVWEHLGDSTQQEHYTLLATRLRPASS; encoded by the coding sequence ATGTCCAGGTCGTTGCTGTTGGCGTCGTTCAACGAGGGCGTCCACCGTTCCATGTCCGGCAACCACGAGGCCGCGCTCCAGTCGTTCGAGCAGGTCCTCGCCGTGGATCCGCGCCACTTCCCCGCGCTCACCTCGAAGGCCTTCGCCCTCAAGCAGCTGGGGCGTACCGACGAGGCCTTGAAGGGCTTCCAGCGCGCCATCGAGCTGGATCCCTCCGCGGCGGACCCCCACCGCGAGGCGGCCCTCTGCCAGTTGGAACTGGGAGAGCCCGAAGCCGCCTCCCTCCTGATGCACCGGGCGGTGCAACTCAACCCCACCCCCGGCTACCGCGAGGCCGCCGCCATCGAGGTCTACCACCTGGGTAACGCGCTGCTGACCCAGGGCCGGCGGCCGGACAAGGCCCGGTACCGGCTGGCCCGCCAGGTCTTCGAACTGGCGCTGGAGCTGTCCCCTGCCTACGTGGAGGCGGCCAAGGCCCTGGCCGACGTGTGGGAGCACCTGGGTGACTCTACCCAGCAGGAGCACTACACCCTGCTGGCGACCCGGCTGCGCCCCGCCTCCTCCTGA
- a CDS encoding 3-deoxy-7-phosphoheptulonate synthase has product MIVMLEPDSPESVVNAVLQLASQYEGVTPRAHVVQGAESTITELYLLGSTSQVPLEPFQQLPGVRQVVRVSQKYRIIGRHGGQRTTAGFEYNGVSFGDNSVNLFAGLCAVDSLESVDAMMAALARCGINTTRMGAYKPRTNPYEFQGLGAKCLPWVFDSAGKHGIKVVAMEVTHPRHIDEINDALKKSGAPTGVMLQVGTRNAQNFELLKQIGQQHAFPVLFKRGMGITLEESLNACEYVASEGNPKIVFCLRGVKTHLGDPHRNMVDFAHVPVVRRLTRMPVCVDPSHAIGRAEAPPDGLPDIFHAIGQGLIAGASMVLVDFHPTPEKALCDGPQALRLEQLGALQRYTNIVRAAYTEAVSNGDGTQAAAPAKAVSR; this is encoded by the coding sequence ATGATCGTGATGCTCGAGCCGGATTCCCCGGAATCCGTCGTGAACGCCGTCCTCCAACTCGCTTCGCAGTACGAGGGCGTCACCCCGCGTGCCCACGTCGTCCAGGGCGCCGAGTCCACCATCACGGAGCTGTATCTGCTGGGCTCCACGTCGCAGGTGCCGCTGGAGCCGTTCCAGCAGCTGCCCGGCGTGCGCCAGGTGGTCCGCGTCTCGCAGAAGTACCGCATCATCGGCCGACACGGTGGCCAGCGCACGACGGCGGGCTTCGAGTACAACGGCGTCAGCTTCGGCGACAACTCGGTGAACCTGTTCGCCGGGCTGTGCGCGGTGGATTCGCTGGAGAGCGTGGACGCGATGATGGCGGCGCTCGCTCGCTGCGGCATCAACACCACGCGCATGGGCGCGTACAAGCCGCGCACCAACCCGTACGAGTTCCAGGGCCTGGGCGCGAAGTGCCTGCCCTGGGTGTTCGACTCCGCGGGCAAGCACGGCATCAAGGTCGTCGCGATGGAGGTGACGCACCCGCGCCACATCGACGAGATCAACGACGCGCTGAAGAAGTCGGGGGCGCCCACGGGCGTGATGCTCCAGGTGGGCACGCGCAACGCGCAGAACTTCGAGCTGCTCAAGCAGATTGGTCAGCAGCACGCCTTCCCGGTGCTCTTCAAGCGCGGCATGGGCATCACGCTGGAGGAGTCCCTCAACGCGTGCGAGTACGTGGCGAGCGAGGGCAACCCCAAGATCGTCTTCTGCCTGCGCGGCGTGAAGACGCACCTGGGCGACCCGCACCGCAACATGGTGGACTTCGCGCACGTGCCGGTGGTGCGCCGCCTCACGCGCATGCCGGTGTGCGTGGACCCCTCGCACGCGATTGGCCGCGCGGAGGCCCCGCCGGACGGGCTGCCGGACATCTTCCACGCCATTGGCCAGGGCCTCATCGCGGGCGCGTCCATGGTGCTGGTGGACTTCCACCCCACGCCGGAGAAGGCGCTGTGCGACGGGCCGCAGGCGCTGCGCCTGGAGCAGCTGGGCGCCCTCCAGCGCTACACGAACATCGTGCGCGCCGCGTACACGGAGGCCGTGAGCAACGGCGACGGGACGCAGGCCGCCGCTCCGGCCAAGGCCGTCAGTCGCTGA
- a CDS encoding prephenate dehydratase: MADAAPRRIAFQGERGAYGDEATGALFGASVTRIPCPTFRAVFEAVAEGTVDGGVVPMESALAGPVAEVVDLLLEFTPALSGELRLPVRHCLLAPPGRTLEGLTRALSHPQALAQCGGWLRKHHLHPMPEANTAVAARRVAQESLEGTAAIASRTAAELYGLTVLAEGIADSPDNATRFLAVGPAVPPNLGSRWKTSLVLTLDDGPGALAGVLTAFAAHGVNVARLESRPGGVRAWDYRWCLDVDGAVDSAPVKSALGEARSMCTSLRVLGSYALSD, from the coding sequence ATGGCTGACGCCGCCCCCCGCCGCATCGCCTTCCAGGGTGAGCGCGGCGCGTACGGCGACGAAGCCACGGGCGCGCTCTTCGGCGCCTCCGTGACACGCATCCCCTGCCCCACCTTCCGCGCTGTCTTCGAGGCCGTCGCCGAAGGCACGGTGGACGGTGGCGTGGTGCCCATGGAGAGCGCGCTCGCCGGGCCTGTGGCGGAGGTGGTGGACCTGCTCCTGGAGTTCACCCCGGCCCTCTCCGGCGAGCTGCGCCTGCCCGTGCGTCACTGCCTGCTCGCGCCGCCGGGCCGCACGCTGGAGGGCCTCACACGCGCGCTGTCCCATCCGCAGGCGCTGGCGCAGTGCGGAGGCTGGCTGCGAAAGCACCACCTGCACCCCATGCCCGAAGCGAACACCGCCGTGGCGGCGCGCCGCGTGGCACAAGAGTCGCTGGAGGGCACGGCGGCCATCGCCAGCCGGACCGCGGCGGAGCTCTACGGCCTCACCGTGCTGGCGGAGGGCATCGCGGACTCGCCGGACAACGCCACCCGCTTCCTCGCGGTGGGCCCGGCCGTGCCGCCCAACCTGGGCTCGCGGTGGAAGACGTCGCTGGTGCTCACGCTCGACGACGGCCCTGGCGCGCTCGCGGGCGTGCTCACGGCCTTCGCCGCGCACGGGGTGAACGTCGCGCGGCTGGAGTCGAGGCCCGGCGGCGTCCGCGCCTGGGACTACCGCTGGTGCCTGGACGTGGACGGCGCGGTGGACTCCGCGCCGGTGAAGTCAGCCCTGGGCGAAGCCCGGAGCATGTGCACGTCGCTCCGGGTGCTGGGCAGCTACGCGCTCAGCGACTGA
- a CDS encoding bifunctional chorismate mutase/prephenate dehydratase, which produces MADIPSLETLRTQIERIDEDVLDALQRRMALADDVARAKLVTAWPFRDPQREDLLLRKLRGRAAERGLDPHEVERLYRVILDMSVARQQALVTRLDTTPLRVGYLGVEGSYSHLAARQRYGHRPGGVLLAGFDTARQAVEALKQSEQDVLLLPIENTTAGSMNETYDVLAAGDGVITGEVVSQVDHRLLGVKGAKLEDLREVLSHPQALAQCEDFLRTHVPWARTVLGPDTAVAAQMVADRNDRTVAAIASESAAGRFGLEVLASDLQPGSDFTRFVEVSRQPTPLAPDVPCKTSLLVVLEHRPGTLGQVLQRLTQRGVNLSKLESRPIPGAPWKYRFYLDVEGHAASASVTAALEDLRPLTSSLRVLGTYPRAEPIDG; this is translated from the coding sequence ATGGCGGACATCCCTTCCCTGGAGACCCTGCGGACCCAAATCGAGCGCATCGACGAGGACGTCCTCGATGCGCTCCAGCGGCGCATGGCCCTGGCCGACGACGTGGCGCGCGCCAAGCTGGTGACGGCCTGGCCCTTCCGGGATCCGCAGCGCGAGGACCTGCTCCTGCGCAAGCTGCGCGGCCGGGCGGCGGAGCGAGGCCTGGATCCGCACGAAGTGGAGCGCCTCTACCGCGTCATCCTGGACATGTCCGTGGCCCGGCAGCAGGCCCTGGTCACCCGCCTGGACACCACGCCCCTGCGCGTGGGGTACCTGGGCGTCGAGGGCTCCTACAGCCACCTGGCCGCCCGCCAGCGCTACGGCCACCGGCCGGGCGGCGTGCTCCTCGCCGGCTTCGACACCGCCCGCCAGGCCGTGGAGGCCCTCAAGCAGAGTGAGCAGGACGTGCTGCTGCTGCCCATCGAGAACACCACCGCCGGCAGCATGAATGAGACGTACGACGTGCTCGCCGCGGGCGATGGCGTCATCACCGGCGAGGTGGTGAGCCAGGTGGACCACCGGCTGCTGGGCGTGAAGGGCGCGAAGCTGGAGGACCTGCGCGAGGTGCTGTCCCATCCGCAGGCCCTGGCGCAGTGCGAGGACTTCCTGCGCACGCACGTACCCTGGGCCCGCACCGTGCTTGGGCCAGACACCGCCGTCGCCGCGCAGATGGTCGCGGATCGCAATGACAGGACCGTGGCCGCCATCGCCAGCGAGTCCGCGGCGGGCCGCTTCGGGCTCGAGGTGCTCGCCAGCGACCTGCAGCCCGGCTCGGACTTCACGCGCTTCGTGGAGGTCTCGCGCCAGCCCACGCCGCTCGCGCCGGACGTGCCGTGCAAGACGTCGCTGCTGGTGGTGTTGGAGCATCGCCCGGGCACGCTGGGCCAGGTGCTGCAGCGGCTCACGCAGCGCGGAGTGAACCTCTCCAAGCTGGAGTCGCGCCCCATCCCCGGTGCGCCGTGGAAGTACCGCTTCTATCTGGACGTGGAGGGCCACGCCGCGTCCGCCTCGGTAACGGCCGCGCTGGAGGACCTGCGCCCGCTCACGTCGTCCCTGCGCGTGCTGGGCACGTACCCGCGCGCGGAGCCCATCGATGGCTGA
- a CDS encoding DUF4291 domain-containing protein, with protein sequence MSAAREVRADFDRATIVVYQAYADAIADVAVKQQKFGPPFSVGRMTWIKPSFLWLMHRSNWGRKSGQERTLAVRIKRSGWEEALASGVLTGFEPKAHGSPDAWRKAFDTAPVHIQWDPERSLRGAGLPHDSIQVGLSRAVIQRFVDDWTVSITDLTPLVQKLRKHLDDGRADQATRHLPKESVYPVPSDLARRLEM encoded by the coding sequence ATGAGCGCAGCCCGCGAAGTCCGCGCCGACTTCGACCGAGCCACCATCGTCGTGTATCAGGCCTACGCGGACGCCATCGCGGACGTGGCCGTGAAGCAGCAGAAGTTCGGCCCGCCCTTCTCCGTGGGCCGGATGACGTGGATCAAACCCAGCTTCCTGTGGCTCATGCACCGCTCCAACTGGGGCCGGAAGAGCGGCCAGGAGCGCACGCTCGCGGTGCGGATCAAGCGCTCCGGCTGGGAGGAGGCCCTGGCCTCCGGCGTCCTCACCGGCTTCGAGCCGAAGGCCCACGGCTCACCGGACGCGTGGCGCAAGGCCTTCGACACCGCACCCGTCCACATCCAGTGGGACCCGGAGCGCAGCTTGCGCGGCGCGGGCCTGCCCCACGACAGCATCCAGGTGGGCTTGAGCCGCGCCGTCATCCAGCGCTTCGTCGATGACTGGACCGTGTCCATCACCGACCTCACGCCCCTGGTCCAGAAGCTGCGCAAGCACCTGGACGACGGCCGCGCGGATCAGGCCACGCGCCACCTGCCGAAGGAGTCCGTCTACCCGGTCCCTTCGGACCTCGCCCGGCGCCTGGAAATGTGA
- a CDS encoding EVE domain-containing protein: MATPRYWLIKSEPSVYAYAKLEEDGRTEWTGVRSFEARNNIRAMTPGDLCLYYHSNEDKAVVGVACVLSKPGPDPTAPGEDWASVDVGPVVAFTTPVPLATIKATPALKDFPLITRSRLSVTPTPAEHFELVLKMGKTKLPTTAAAKPKPKPKPKPKAKPRARP, from the coding sequence ATGGCGACTCCGCGGTACTGGTTGATCAAGAGCGAGCCCTCCGTCTACGCGTACGCGAAGCTGGAGGAGGACGGCAGGACGGAGTGGACGGGCGTGCGCAGCTTCGAGGCGCGCAACAACATCCGGGCCATGACGCCCGGGGACCTGTGCCTCTACTACCACTCCAATGAGGACAAGGCCGTCGTCGGCGTGGCGTGCGTCCTCTCCAAGCCGGGCCCCGACCCCACCGCCCCCGGCGAGGACTGGGCCTCCGTGGACGTGGGCCCCGTGGTGGCCTTCACCACGCCGGTGCCCCTGGCCACCATCAAGGCCACGCCCGCGCTCAAGGACTTCCCGCTCATCACCCGCAGCCGCCTCAGCGTGACGCCCACCCCCGCGGAGCACTTCGAGCTCGTCCTCAAGATGGGCAAGACAAAGCTCCCGACGACCGCCGCCGCCAAACCCAAGCCGAAGCCGAAGCCGAAGCCGAAAGCCAAACCCAGAGCCCGCCCATGA
- a CDS encoding WD40 repeat domain-containing protein, giving the protein MSQTDLTRAVITPANTPGLKRVRQLGSQLGIVRWERLCFDPSGTWLLAKADSRLRWWNLDTATDVASGSVELKMEPTEALFHGSTHIVTAGPPVEEAAVTWRPRLMALSATDGSLWREETLSAPAIGLAMSRDGMLLAILERGEALLWDVAGWKRIRDLHGAEWHVSVKACTFSRDSQFAAVVVTDYDHDLAYLYLWNLKASSRPWVHPLGFRIAAGVAFHPTQPLLVARGAHEVVVMDVNERRVLKTFNDYNYYVSNLDLSPDGELMVSSTDSCGLVVHHLDTGEVLFHHSDDSELPTGDAVFSPDGRFIALAQGDGTVGLWGVSPVA; this is encoded by the coding sequence ATGAGCCAGACAGACCTGACCCGTGCGGTCATCACTCCTGCGAATACGCCCGGCCTGAAGCGTGTGCGGCAGCTGGGTTCCCAGCTCGGCATCGTCCGCTGGGAAAGGCTTTGCTTTGACCCGTCAGGCACCTGGCTGCTCGCGAAAGCCGACTCCCGCCTGCGGTGGTGGAACCTGGACACGGCAACGGACGTCGCCAGCGGCTCGGTGGAGCTGAAGATGGAGCCCACCGAGGCCCTCTTCCACGGCTCGACTCACATCGTGACGGCGGGGCCGCCGGTCGAGGAGGCCGCGGTCACCTGGCGGCCTCGGCTCATGGCCTTGTCCGCGACGGACGGTTCGCTCTGGCGTGAGGAAACCCTCTCCGCGCCCGCCATAGGCCTGGCCATGTCCCGGGACGGCATGTTGCTGGCCATCCTGGAACGTGGCGAGGCCCTCCTCTGGGACGTGGCGGGCTGGAAACGGATTCGTGACCTGCACGGCGCTGAGTGGCACGTCTCGGTCAAGGCGTGCACATTCTCCCGTGACTCTCAATTCGCGGCGGTGGTGGTGACGGATTACGACCACGACCTGGCGTATCTCTACCTCTGGAACCTGAAGGCGAGCTCCCGCCCCTGGGTTCATCCCCTTGGGTTTCGGATCGCGGCGGGCGTTGCATTCCATCCCACGCAGCCTCTGCTGGTTGCGCGAGGCGCCCACGAGGTCGTGGTGATGGATGTGAATGAACGTCGCGTCCTGAAGACGTTCAACGACTACAACTATTACGTGAGCAACCTCGACCTCAGCCCCGACGGGGAACTGATGGTCTCCTCCACTGATTCCTGTGGCCTGGTTGTCCACCACCTCGATACCGGGGAGGTGCTGTTCCACCACTCGGACGACAGTGAACTCCCTACCGGAGATGCGGTCTTCTCACCCGATGGCCGATTCATTGCCTTGGCCCAGGGGGATGGAACCGTGGGTCTGTGGGGTGTGAGCCCCGTGGCTTGA
- a CDS encoding tetratricopeptide repeat protein, with protein MRSLADAAMGRAWTIEETRPDDRKDLFEAYLTAARLGKMEAMTNVGLHFLYGDGVRRDPKRSRMWTEKAAGLGDDVAAFNLGLAYDYGRGIRKDKTLAEAWYRQAAAMGFAVAEGNLAYLLFASTEAQQQQEAVRIYRKHARQGHAIPAYNVGLAYELGKGVRKSLKRANAYYEMSAKGGYAEAQLALGYNYSNGVGLPTDALRAFAWFRLAAGQGHPSASFNLGLMFANGEGVPKSKARAMRHFRDAASQGHVKSARWLRKLQKA; from the coding sequence GTGAGGTCCCTGGCGGATGCGGCCATGGGCAGGGCGTGGACGATCGAGGAGACGCGGCCTGACGACCGCAAGGACCTCTTCGAGGCGTACCTCACGGCGGCGCGGCTCGGGAAGATGGAGGCCATGACGAACGTGGGGCTTCATTTCCTCTACGGAGATGGCGTCCGGCGTGATCCAAAGCGCTCCCGGATGTGGACGGAAAAGGCAGCCGGACTGGGGGACGACGTGGCGGCCTTCAATCTGGGCCTCGCCTATGACTATGGACGGGGGATCCGAAAGGACAAGACCCTGGCTGAAGCCTGGTATCGCCAGGCCGCCGCGATGGGATTCGCTGTCGCCGAGGGAAACCTGGCGTATCTCCTGTTCGCAAGCACCGAGGCCCAGCAGCAGCAGGAAGCGGTCCGGATCTACCGGAAGCATGCACGGCAGGGACACGCGATTCCGGCCTACAACGTCGGTCTTGCGTATGAACTGGGAAAGGGCGTCCGCAAGAGCCTGAAGCGAGCCAATGCGTATTACGAAATGTCCGCGAAGGGCGGTTACGCGGAAGCGCAGTTGGCCCTGGGCTACAACTATTCCAATGGCGTGGGCCTTCCAACGGATGCCTTGCGCGCCTTTGCCTGGTTCCGGCTGGCGGCGGGGCAGGGGCATCCCAGCGCGTCGTTCAACCTGGGGCTGATGTTCGCGAACGGGGAGGGCGTGCCCAAATCCAAGGCGCGTGCCATGCGTCACTTTCGTGATGCCGCGAGCCAGGGGCATGTGAAGTCCGCTCGATGGTTGCGGAAGCTCCAGAAAGCCTGA
- a CDS encoding amylo-alpha-1,6-glucosidase, translating into MNESAPALPRLSFDFPEGADFSNGVNHEWLLTNGRGGYASGTVVGCNTRRYHGLFIPTLEKLGRTVLMARMEETALVDGERYRLTSEEHEDGTTVEDGARHLRHFHLEGLIPVWEYAVGRARLRRRCVMVHGEDTVFLAWEHLSGPEVTLHLRPFPVMRPHDGPLLKAVGEPIVTLRGPLVELRNGEDGPTQRMRLYADGPTPYVSLAETSQPQHLRTEKARGYDFTEVQHSPGYFTATLKPGSALYFGLTTQAPGHLLERNPKEVFERELGRQERLLERAPEHGRTGVPARLVLAADQFIIDPPRPADAAWARSMGLDARSVIAGYPWFTDWGRDTMISLDGLTLATGRYREAAAILRTFEHYVRDGLIPNYFPDGENEGVYHTADATLWFFHAVDRYLEETGDEALLKDLFPTLRDIVAHHQKGTRFHIGVDPADGLLRQGQEGYQLTWMDAKVEGWVVTPRRGKAVEINALWFNALRLMAGWAERLGLESGPYRAAAEKAQGSFNQRFWNEAGGCLYDVVDGEDGREDVSVRPNQVFAISLKHPVLKRDKWAQVLEVVRRELVTPVGLRSLAPGSRDYKPKYDGDLRARDAAYHQGTVWGWLIGHYVDATLKVSPDIKAARALLSGMEDHLSHAGIGQISEIFDATEPYRPRGCFAQAWSVAEALRVFSKTNVG; encoded by the coding sequence GTGAACGAATCAGCCCCTGCCCTGCCCCGCCTGTCGTTCGACTTCCCGGAAGGCGCCGACTTCAGCAACGGCGTGAACCACGAGTGGCTCCTGACCAACGGCCGAGGGGGCTACGCCTCCGGCACGGTGGTGGGCTGCAACACGCGCCGCTACCACGGCCTGTTCATCCCCACGTTGGAGAAGCTGGGCCGCACGGTGCTGATGGCGCGGATGGAGGAGACGGCGCTGGTGGACGGGGAGCGCTACCGGCTCACGTCCGAGGAGCACGAGGACGGCACCACGGTGGAGGACGGCGCGAGGCACCTGCGGCACTTCCACCTGGAGGGACTGATTCCCGTCTGGGAGTACGCGGTGGGGCGTGCGCGACTGAGGCGTCGCTGCGTGATGGTGCACGGCGAGGACACGGTGTTCCTCGCGTGGGAGCACCTGTCCGGTCCGGAGGTGACGCTGCACCTGCGGCCGTTCCCGGTCATGCGCCCGCATGACGGGCCACTGTTGAAGGCCGTGGGGGAGCCCATCGTCACGCTGCGAGGCCCGCTGGTGGAGCTGCGCAACGGAGAGGACGGTCCGACTCAGCGGATGCGGCTGTATGCGGACGGGCCCACGCCGTACGTGAGCCTGGCGGAGACGTCCCAGCCGCAGCACCTGCGGACGGAGAAGGCGCGCGGCTATGACTTCACGGAGGTGCAGCACTCGCCGGGCTACTTCACGGCGACGCTGAAGCCCGGGAGCGCGCTCTACTTCGGGCTCACGACGCAGGCGCCGGGGCACCTGCTGGAGCGGAATCCCAAGGAGGTGTTCGAACGGGAGCTGGGGAGGCAGGAGCGCCTGTTGGAGCGCGCCCCGGAGCATGGGCGCACGGGGGTGCCGGCGCGGCTGGTGTTGGCGGCGGACCAGTTCATCATCGACCCGCCAAGGCCCGCGGACGCAGCGTGGGCACGGTCGATGGGATTGGACGCGAGGAGCGTCATCGCGGGCTACCCGTGGTTCACGGACTGGGGCCGGGACACGATGATCAGCCTGGACGGGTTGACGTTGGCGACGGGGCGCTACCGCGAGGCGGCGGCCATCCTGCGCACGTTCGAGCACTACGTGCGGGACGGCCTGATTCCGAACTACTTCCCGGATGGAGAAAACGAGGGCGTCTACCACACGGCGGACGCGACGCTCTGGTTCTTCCACGCGGTGGACCGTTACCTGGAGGAGACGGGAGACGAAGCGCTGTTGAAGGACCTGTTCCCGACGCTGCGGGACATCGTGGCGCACCACCAGAAGGGCACGCGCTTCCACATCGGCGTGGACCCCGCGGACGGGCTCCTGCGACAGGGACAGGAGGGCTACCAGCTCACCTGGATGGACGCGAAGGTGGAGGGCTGGGTGGTGACGCCGCGCCGGGGCAAAGCTGTGGAGATCAACGCGCTGTGGTTCAACGCCCTGCGCCTGATGGCGGGCTGGGCGGAGCGGCTGGGGCTGGAATCAGGGCCATACCGGGCCGCGGCGGAGAAGGCACAGGGCAGCTTCAACCAGCGCTTCTGGAATGAAGCGGGCGGGTGCCTCTACGACGTGGTGGACGGAGAGGATGGCCGCGAGGACGTGAGCGTGAGGCCGAACCAGGTCTTCGCCATCTCGCTCAAGCATCCGGTGCTCAAGCGAGACAAGTGGGCGCAGGTGCTGGAGGTGGTGCGCCGCGAACTGGTGACACCGGTGGGCCTGCGCAGTCTGGCGCCGGGGAGCAGGGACTACAAACCGAAGTACGACGGAGACCTGCGGGCCCGCGACGCGGCCTACCACCAGGGCACGGTGTGGGGCTGGCTGATTGGCCATTATGTGGACGCGACGTTGAAGGTGTCCCCGGACATCAAGGCCGCGAGGGCCCTGCTGTCTGGAATGGAGGACCACCTGTCTCACGCGGGGATTGGACAAATCTCGGAGATCTTCGATGCGACGGAGCCCTACCGTCCGCGAGGCTGTTTCGCCCAGGCCTGGAGTGTCGCGGAGGCGCTGCGGGTATTCAGCAAGACCAACGTGGGGTGA
- a CDS encoding phospholipase D-like domain-containing protein, with the protein MGIVKSSGISGRQHNLAEQVFSRAAGAPLVPGNDVHLLRDARENYPAWLRAIQQAQRSVLFENYIIEDDDVGRAFADVLAARARDGVQVRVLYDWLGCQGTASRHYWRTLRDAGVEVRCFNPFQFDRPLAWLGRNHRKTLTVDGEVGFVSGLCVSHKWVGDEQKGVAPWRDTGLEIRGPAVADLVRAFAQGWSTVGPPLDEEGCLSARASLTMGDVSLRVVAGVPWSAGLFRVDQLIASLARKRLWLTDAYFVGTATYVQALRAASRDGVDVRLLVPGSSDIPALRPLTQAGYRPLLEAGIRVYEWNGTMLHAKTAVADGTWARVGSSNLNPASWLGNSEIDVAVEDAPFARCMEDMYLQDLEHATEVVLSGRARRMSAAPPLPRAQRGTRGRRGSMSRAAAGAVRLGNTVGAAVTNHRELGRTESKVVFGAGVVPLALAGVALYWPHVVAVPVALVGAWAGIALWSRAVRLRRQESQGTAQQPLPEQEVPPRASVQEPRELPDAQASHAPEAEPRQP; encoded by the coding sequence GTGGGCATCGTGAAGTCATCGGGCATCAGCGGCCGGCAGCACAACCTCGCCGAACAGGTCTTCTCCCGTGCCGCGGGCGCACCGCTCGTGCCGGGCAACGACGTGCACCTGCTGCGCGACGCTCGCGAAAACTACCCCGCGTGGCTGCGCGCCATCCAGCAGGCCCAGCGCTCCGTCCTCTTCGAGAACTACATCATTGAAGACGACGACGTGGGCCGCGCCTTCGCGGACGTGCTGGCCGCCCGTGCTCGCGACGGCGTGCAGGTCCGCGTCCTCTATGACTGGCTGGGCTGCCAGGGCACTGCGTCCCGCCACTACTGGCGCACCCTGCGCGACGCGGGCGTGGAGGTGCGCTGCTTCAATCCCTTCCAGTTCGACCGGCCCCTGGCGTGGCTGGGCCGCAACCACCGCAAGACGCTCACCGTGGACGGCGAGGTCGGTTTCGTCTCCGGCTTGTGCGTGAGCCACAAGTGGGTGGGCGACGAGCAGAAGGGCGTGGCCCCCTGGCGCGACACCGGCCTGGAGATTCGCGGCCCCGCAGTGGCGGACCTGGTGCGCGCCTTCGCCCAGGGGTGGAGCACCGTGGGCCCTCCTCTAGATGAAGAGGGCTGCCTGTCCGCTCGCGCCTCCCTGACCATGGGCGACGTGTCCCTTCGCGTGGTGGCCGGCGTGCCCTGGAGCGCGGGCCTCTTCCGCGTGGACCAGCTCATCGCTTCGCTCGCGCGCAAGCGGCTGTGGCTCACCGACGCTTACTTCGTGGGCACCGCCACCTATGTGCAGGCGCTGCGGGCCGCGTCGCGCGACGGCGTGGACGTGCGGCTGCTCGTGCCCGGCAGCAGCGACATCCCCGCGCTTCGCCCGCTCACCCAGGCCGGCTACCGCCCCCTGCTGGAGGCCGGCATCCGCGTCTATGAATGGAATGGCACCATGCTCCACGCCAAGACGGCGGTGGCGGATGGCACCTGGGCGCGCGTCGGTTCGTCCAACCTCAACCCCGCCAGCTGGCTGGGTAACTCCGAAATCGACGTCGCCGTGGAGGACGCGCCCTTCGCCCGGTGCATGGAGGACATGTACCTCCAGGACCTGGAGCACGCGACGGAGGTGGTGCTCAGTGGAAGGGCGCGTCGCATGAGCGCCGCGCCTCCGCTGCCGCGTGCACAGCGTGGGACTCGCGGCCGGCGGGGCAGCATGAGCCGCGCGGCCGCGGGCGCGGTGCGCCTGGGCAACACCGTGGGCGCCGCCGTCACCAACCACCGCGAGCTGGGCCGCACCGAATCCAAGGTCGTCTTTGGCGCGGGCGTGGTGCCGCTGGCCCTGGCCGGCGTGGCGCTCTACTGGCCCCACGTCGTGGCCGTGCCGGTGGCGCTCGTAGGCGCGTGGGCCGGTATCGCCTTGTGGAGCCGGGCCGTGCGCCTGCGCCGCCAGGAGTCGCAGGGCACCGCACAGCAGCCGCTGCCGGAGCAGGAGGTTCCGCCGCGAGCCTCCGTCCAGGAGCCGCGCGAGCTGCCGGACGCGCAGGCCTCCCACGCTCCGGAAGCCGAGCCTCGTCAGCCTTGA